A single window of Colletotrichum higginsianum IMI 349063 chromosome 8, whole genome shotgun sequence DNA harbors:
- a CDS encoding Cysteine protease atg4, which yields MATVDLGRYRRIVQMFWDPEPTNENDIPVWCLGRSYVLNTKTAKDTRSDQGQTPPRIDNTERTAEQDLAQATASASVPTPTYPKGPDTPPESVSSSFSSSLAYDEDYFAQDGGWPPAFLDDFESKFWMTYRSEFQAIAKSTDPRASSTLSFSMRIKSQLVDQNGFTSDSGWGCMIRSGQSLLANAMAAINLGRDWRRGQNPEDERKLLSWALANAQEQQPLRVYSTGDGPDVYEDKFMEIAKPDGSRFNPTLILVGTRLGIDKITPVYWEALIAALQMPQSVGIAGGRPASSHYFIGAQGSYLFYLDPHHTRPALPFHTDPSHYSEADVDTVHTRRLRRLHVRELDPSMLVGFLIRDEDDWAEWRRNVKHVQGKAVIHVADRDPVPRGGEDERDGAIDEVEILSDDDGDTVLNA from the exons ATGGCTACGGTAGACCTTGGTCGATACCGTCGCATCGTTCAGATGTTCTGGGATCCCGAACCCACTAACGAGAACGACATTCCAGTCTGGTGCTTGGGACGCTCCTACGTCCTAAACACCAAGACGGCGAAAGACACTCGCAGTGACCAAGGCCAGACTCCACCTCGGATCGATAACACTGAAAGAACAGCAGAACAAGACCTTGCCCAAGCCacagcctcggcctcggtgccgACACCAACGTACCCCAAAGGGCCTGATACCCCTCCAGAATCTGTTTCTAGCAGCTTTTCGTCTTCACTCGCTTACGATGAGGACTACTTTGCTCAGGATGGAGGATGGCCGCCCGCCTTTCTGGACGATTTCGAATCCAAATTCTGGATGACATATCGTTCCGAATTCCAGGCTATCGCAAAATCCACTGACCCCCGAGCTTCCTCGACTCTGTCCTTCTCGATGCGCATTAAGAGCCAGCTGGTCGACCAAAATGGGTTCACATCCGACAGCGGCTGGGGATGCATGATACGATCGGGTCAAAGCCTCTTAGCGAATGCGATGGCAGCTATCAATCTAGGACGCG ACTGGCGAAGGGGTCAAAaccccgaggacgagcgcAAGCTTCTTTCTTG GGCTTTGGCCAACGCTCAAGAACAACAACCTCTTCGAGTATATTCTACTGGGGACGGTCCTGACGTTTACGAAGACAAGTTCATGGAAATTGCCAAGCCCGACGGCTCACGGTTCAATCCGACCCTCATTTTAGTTGGTACCAGGCTAGGCATCGACAAAATCACCCCGGTCTACTGGGAGGCTCTGATAGCTGCCCTTCAAATGCCACAGTCTGTGGGTATCGCAGG TGGCCGACCTGCGTCTTCCCATTATTTCATCGGCGCGCAAGGCTCCTACCTGTTTTATCTCGATCCACATCATACCAGACCCGCGCTTCCTTTTCACACAGACCCTTCTCACTACAGCGAAGCGGATGTTGACACAGTGCATACTCGACGCCTGCGGCGACTTCATGTGCGGGAACTTGATCCTAGCATGCTTGTTGGCTTTCTAATTCGGGATGAGGACGACTGGGCTGAGTGGAGGCGGAATGTGAAGCATGTTCAGGGCAAAGCCGTGATCCATGTTGCCGACCGTGATCCCGTGCCGAGAGGAGGCGAGGACGAAAGAGATGGCGCTATTGACGAAGTGGAGATACTcagcgatgatgacggcgataCCGTCTTGAATGCCTAG